The Populus nigra chromosome 14, ddPopNigr1.1, whole genome shotgun sequence genome has a segment encoding these proteins:
- the LOC133672424 gene encoding vesicle transport protein GOT1-like — MVSFEMNDRKKIGLGLTGFGIFFSFLGIVFFFDKGLLAMGNILFISGVSLTIGPKSTMQFFMKRQNFKGTISFGAGFFFVVIGWPVIGMILEAYGFIVLFSGFWPTLAVFVQRIPIFGWVFQQPFVRSFFDRYRGKRVPV; from the exons ATGGTTTCCTTTGAAATGAATGACCGCAAAA AGATTGGGCTGGGCTTGACTGGATTTGGCATATTTTTCTCATTCCTGggaattgtcttcttctttgacAAGGGATTACTTGCTATGGGAAAT ATCCTTTTCATCTCTGGAGTCAGTCTCACTATTGGACCAAAATCTACCATGCAATTCTTCATGAAACGCCAAAACTTTAAG GGAACCATTTCATTTGGTGCTGGCTTCTTCTTTGTGGTCATAGGATGGCCAGTTATTGGCATGATTTTGGAAGCATATGGGTTCATCGTGCTCTTTAG TGGTTTCTGGCCTACACTGGCAGTTTTTGTGCAGAGGATACCGATTTTTGGATGGGTGTTCCAACAGCCTTTTGTGAGATCG TTTTTTGATCGATATCGGGGCAAAAGAGTGCCTGTGTAA
- the LOC133672630 gene encoding uncharacterized protein LOC133672630 isoform X1 — MADDTSVGSKRRITEIEEESLLQQQQKDHSCSFFSTFSPQGDSILSPTKAVQEEANHQDNPSPTSFKKAKSSCLTESDTSFREKQGVGFEENEVKFDFLNEKNVAFCGLVPGSSESGELDEKIESSGAKVKETENSVDGGLKKGEIEWSVDDAKEVKEKGKDFVGSECFEAEMGLGTDDNKESVKVKESGGESLLEAKKKQLLEELEVGSIFKNKTSVDNNVDDFDTNVGVSGSLQGFGESVRRSLKFELIDDTVLIEPVSETETANGGANVAERNGKKNGKQGTDGKKEKRPRRRGKVATRGLETSEGQKKVTQVGEAQNGTIHVGEIRYRCATDGDQMKRKYSRLEMEALRFANIVEQRKLWRDVYTGLGYDVVEGYKDLASSKHQKNVCLNFNPLEPFGRKEPGILGEESSENVDDGLKNMEGDGVQNVDLLNPACSFSLKMTVPALNHKMQPAAIVHGSCSPQLSESVIVEKFNNLRTDEVQSYKQPDTSSSESIIDQLCMEIREDRRSLTPSQHQTPEA, encoded by the exons ATGGCTGATGATACATCAGTTGGTTCCAAAAGAAGAATCACAGAGATTGAAGAAGAATCTCtccttcaacaacaacaaaaagaccactcttgttcttttttctctacATTCTCTCCTCAAGGAGACTCAATTCTTTCACCTACAAAAGCAGTCCAAGAAGAAGCCAATCATCAAGACAATCCAAGCCCAACGTCTTTCAAGAAGGCAAAGAGCTCTTGTTTAACTGAATCTGATACTAGTTTCCGAGAGAAACAAGGAGTGGgttttgaagaaaatgaagtaaagtttgattttttgaatgaaaagaaTGTTGCTTTTTGTGGACTGGTTCCTGGGTCTTCTGAAAGTGGAGAGTTGGATGAAAAGATTGAGAGTTCTGGTGCGAAAGTGAAAGAAACTGAGAATTCTGTGGATGGTGGAttaaagaaaggagaaattgAATGGAGTGTTGATGATGCGAAAGAAGTGAAAGAGAAGGGGAAAGATTTTGTGGGAAGTGAATGTTTTGAGGCTGAGATGGGCTTGGGTACTGATGATAATAAAGAGTCTGTGAAGGTGAAAGAAAGTGGAGGAGAAAGTTTATTGGAAGCAAAGAAGAAGCAGTTACTGGAAGAACTTGAAGTTGGTTCAATCTTTAAGAACAAAACCAGTGTGGATAACAatgttgatgattttgataCTAACGTGGGAGTCTCGGGAAGTCTCCAAGGATTTGGTGAATCTGTTAGACgttctttgaagtttgaattgaTTGATGATACAGTGTTGATTGAACCAGTTTCAGAGACCGAAACTGCTAATGGTGGTGCTAATGTTGCTGAGCGGAATGGAAAGAAGAATGGGAAACAGGGAACTGATGGAAAGAAGGAGAAAAGGCCACGGAGAAGGGGAAAGGTTGCAACAAGGGGTTTGGAGACGAGTGAAGGGCAAAAGAAAGTGACCCAAGTTGGTGAAGCTCAAAATGGAACAATCCATGTTGGTGAAATTCGATATAGATGTGCAACAGATGGGGATCAGATGAAGAGGAAGTACTCGAGGTTGGAAATGGAGGCCCTGAGGTTTGCAAATATTGTAGAACAGAGAAAATTGTGGAGAGATGTATACACTGGACTTGGATATGATGTCGTGGAGGGGTATAAAGACTTGGCAAGTTCAAAGCATCAGAAGAACGTTTGCTTGAACTTCAATCCCCTGGAGCCTTTTGGAAGGAAGGAACCTGGCATTCTTG GGGAAGAATCATCTGAAAATGTGGATGATGGATTAAAAAACATGGAAGGAGATGGGGTGCAAAATGTGGATCTATTGAATCCTGCTTGCAG TTTTTCTCTCAAAATGACGGTCCCAGCACTAAACCATAAGATGCAACCAGCAGCTATTGTTCATGGGAGTTGTTCCCCTCAGCTTTCTGAAAGCGTTATTGTCGAAAAATTCAATAACCTTAGAACTGATGAAGTCCAATCCTATAAACAGCCCGACACTTCCAGCTCTGAGAGCATCATTGATCAGCTATGCATGGAGATTCGTGAAGATCGTAGAAGCTTAACGCCTTCGCAGCATCAAACTCCTGAAGCTTAG
- the LOC133672630 gene encoding uncharacterized protein LOC133672630 isoform X2, producing MADDTSVGSKRRITEIEEESLLQQQQKDHSCSFFSTFSPQGDSILSPTKAVQEEANHQDNPSPTSFKKAKSSCLTESDTSFREKQGVGFEENEVKFDFLNEKNVAFCGLVPGSSESGELDEKIESSGAKVKETENSVDGGLKKGEIEWSVDDAKEVKEKGKDFVGSECFEAEMGLGTDDNKESVKVKESGGESLLEAKKKQLLEELEVGSIFKNKTSVDNNVDDFDTNVGVSGSLQGFGESVRRSLKFELIDDTVLIEPVSETETANGGANVAERNGKKNGKQGTDGKKEKRPRRRGKVATRGLETSEGQKKVTQVGEAQNGTIHVGEIRYRCATDGDQMKRKYSRLEMEALRFANIVEQRKLWRDVYTGLGYDVVEGYKDLASSKHQKNVCLNFNPLEPFGRKEPGILGVVAARGRWNH from the exons ATGGCTGATGATACATCAGTTGGTTCCAAAAGAAGAATCACAGAGATTGAAGAAGAATCTCtccttcaacaacaacaaaaagaccactcttgttcttttttctctacATTCTCTCCTCAAGGAGACTCAATTCTTTCACCTACAAAAGCAGTCCAAGAAGAAGCCAATCATCAAGACAATCCAAGCCCAACGTCTTTCAAGAAGGCAAAGAGCTCTTGTTTAACTGAATCTGATACTAGTTTCCGAGAGAAACAAGGAGTGGgttttgaagaaaatgaagtaaagtttgattttttgaatgaaaagaaTGTTGCTTTTTGTGGACTGGTTCCTGGGTCTTCTGAAAGTGGAGAGTTGGATGAAAAGATTGAGAGTTCTGGTGCGAAAGTGAAAGAAACTGAGAATTCTGTGGATGGTGGAttaaagaaaggagaaattgAATGGAGTGTTGATGATGCGAAAGAAGTGAAAGAGAAGGGGAAAGATTTTGTGGGAAGTGAATGTTTTGAGGCTGAGATGGGCTTGGGTACTGATGATAATAAAGAGTCTGTGAAGGTGAAAGAAAGTGGAGGAGAAAGTTTATTGGAAGCAAAGAAGAAGCAGTTACTGGAAGAACTTGAAGTTGGTTCAATCTTTAAGAACAAAACCAGTGTGGATAACAatgttgatgattttgataCTAACGTGGGAGTCTCGGGAAGTCTCCAAGGATTTGGTGAATCTGTTAGACgttctttgaagtttgaattgaTTGATGATACAGTGTTGATTGAACCAGTTTCAGAGACCGAAACTGCTAATGGTGGTGCTAATGTTGCTGAGCGGAATGGAAAGAAGAATGGGAAACAGGGAACTGATGGAAAGAAGGAGAAAAGGCCACGGAGAAGGGGAAAGGTTGCAACAAGGGGTTTGGAGACGAGTGAAGGGCAAAAGAAAGTGACCCAAGTTGGTGAAGCTCAAAATGGAACAATCCATGTTGGTGAAATTCGATATAGATGTGCAACAGATGGGGATCAGATGAAGAGGAAGTACTCGAGGTTGGAAATGGAGGCCCTGAGGTTTGCAAATATTGTAGAACAGAGAAAATTGTGGAGAGATGTATACACTGGACTTGGATATGATGTCGTGGAGGGGTATAAAGACTTGGCAAGTTCAAAGCATCAGAAGAACGTTTGCTTGAACTTCAATCCCCTGGAGCCTTTTGGAAGGAAGGAACCTGGCATTCTTG GTGTGGTTGCAGCGAGGGGAAGATGGAACCATTGA
- the LOC133673426 gene encoding PTI1-like tyrosine-protein kinase 1 isoform X1 yields MDKESEDLNCGAHATSPGYFARFERTVGGEEELFLKKRGKMRRWLCCTCQVEESYQEHENERIRSTGNFGDGYPKGSKVSAPAKAEVQKEAPPVEVPVLSLEELKEKTDNFGSKALIGEGSYGRVYYANLENGKAVAIKKLDVASEPETNVEFLTQVSMVSRLKHENFVELLGYCVEGNLRVLAYEFATMGSLHDILHGRKGVQGAQPGPVLDWMQRVRIAVDAARGMEYLHEKVQPAVIHRDVRSSNVLLFEDFKAKIADFNLSNQAPDMAARLHSTRVLGTFGYHAPEYAMTGQLTQKSDVYSFGVVLLELLTGRKPVDHTMPRGQQSLVTWATPRLSEDKVKQCVDPKLKGEYPPKGVAKLAAVAALCVQYEAEFRPNMSIVVKALQPLLKAPAVAPAPAPET; encoded by the exons ATGGATAAGGAGAGTGAGGATCTTAATTGTGGG GCACATGCAACATCTCCTGGGTACTTTGCACGATTTGAGAGAACAGTTGGTGGCGAAGAGGAATTATTTCTGAAGAAAAGAGGCAAGATGCGTCGGTGGCTCTGCTGTACCTGTCAGGTAGAGGAGTCTTACCAAGAACATGAGAATGAGCGCATCAGAAGCACGGGGAACTTTGGTGATG GGTATCCTAAAGGCTCAAAAGTATCAGCTCCTGCCAAAGCAGAGGTACAGAAGGAAGCACCACCTGTTGAAGTGCCTGTGTTGTCTTTGGAAGAACTGAAAGAAAAGACAGATAATTTCGGGTCGAAGGCATTGATTGGTGAAGGTTCCTATGGAAGAGTTTATTATGCAAACTTAGAAAATGGAAAAGCTGTGGCCATAAAGAAACTTGATGTTGCAAGCGAGCCAGAGACAAATGTTGAATTTTTGACCCAG GTTTCCATGGTGTCAAGActgaaacatgaaaattttGTGGAGTTACTCGGTTACTGTGTAGAAGGAAATCTTCGAGTGCTTGCATATGAGTTCGCAACAATGGGATCCCTCCATGACATATTACATG GTAGAAAGGGAGTTCAAGGTGCACAGCCAGGACCAGTTCTTGATTGGATGCAGCGAGTGAGAATTGCTGTCGATGCAGCAAGGGGAATGGAATACTTGCATGAGAAGGTGCAACCTGCTGTAATACACAGAGATGTCAGATCAAGCAATGTGCTTCTGTTTGAAGACTTCAAAGCCAAGATCGCAGATTTTAACCTTTCAAATCAGGCTCCTGACATGGCTGCTCGCCTTCATTCAACTCGAGTTTTAGGAACCTTTGGTTATCATGCTCCTGA GTATGCAATGACTGGACAATTGACACAGAAGAGTGATGTTTACAGTTTTGGAGTAGTTCTCCTAGAGCTTCTTACTGGGAGGAAACCTGTTGATCATACCATGCCACGCGGACAGCAGAGTCTTGTTACATGG gcTACACCAAGACTGAGTGAAGACAAAGTTAAACAATGTGTAGATCCAAAGCTGAAAGGAGAATATCCCCCTAAAGGAGTTGCCAAG CTGGCAGCTGTGGCAGCGTTATGTGTGCAGTATGAAGCTGAGTTCCGGCCAAATATGAGCATTGTTGTCAAGGCGCTCCAACCACTTCTGAAGGCTCCCGCTGTCGCTCCTGCTCCTGCTCCAGAGACCTAA
- the LOC133673426 gene encoding PTI1-like tyrosine-protein kinase 1 isoform X2, which translates to MRRWLCCTCQVEESYQEHENERIRSTGNFGDGYPKGSKVSAPAKAEVQKEAPPVEVPVLSLEELKEKTDNFGSKALIGEGSYGRVYYANLENGKAVAIKKLDVASEPETNVEFLTQVSMVSRLKHENFVELLGYCVEGNLRVLAYEFATMGSLHDILHGRKGVQGAQPGPVLDWMQRVRIAVDAARGMEYLHEKVQPAVIHRDVRSSNVLLFEDFKAKIADFNLSNQAPDMAARLHSTRVLGTFGYHAPEYAMTGQLTQKSDVYSFGVVLLELLTGRKPVDHTMPRGQQSLVTWATPRLSEDKVKQCVDPKLKGEYPPKGVAKLAAVAALCVQYEAEFRPNMSIVVKALQPLLKAPAVAPAPAPET; encoded by the exons ATGCGTCGGTGGCTCTGCTGTACCTGTCAGGTAGAGGAGTCTTACCAAGAACATGAGAATGAGCGCATCAGAAGCACGGGGAACTTTGGTGATG GGTATCCTAAAGGCTCAAAAGTATCAGCTCCTGCCAAAGCAGAGGTACAGAAGGAAGCACCACCTGTTGAAGTGCCTGTGTTGTCTTTGGAAGAACTGAAAGAAAAGACAGATAATTTCGGGTCGAAGGCATTGATTGGTGAAGGTTCCTATGGAAGAGTTTATTATGCAAACTTAGAAAATGGAAAAGCTGTGGCCATAAAGAAACTTGATGTTGCAAGCGAGCCAGAGACAAATGTTGAATTTTTGACCCAG GTTTCCATGGTGTCAAGActgaaacatgaaaattttGTGGAGTTACTCGGTTACTGTGTAGAAGGAAATCTTCGAGTGCTTGCATATGAGTTCGCAACAATGGGATCCCTCCATGACATATTACATG GTAGAAAGGGAGTTCAAGGTGCACAGCCAGGACCAGTTCTTGATTGGATGCAGCGAGTGAGAATTGCTGTCGATGCAGCAAGGGGAATGGAATACTTGCATGAGAAGGTGCAACCTGCTGTAATACACAGAGATGTCAGATCAAGCAATGTGCTTCTGTTTGAAGACTTCAAAGCCAAGATCGCAGATTTTAACCTTTCAAATCAGGCTCCTGACATGGCTGCTCGCCTTCATTCAACTCGAGTTTTAGGAACCTTTGGTTATCATGCTCCTGA GTATGCAATGACTGGACAATTGACACAGAAGAGTGATGTTTACAGTTTTGGAGTAGTTCTCCTAGAGCTTCTTACTGGGAGGAAACCTGTTGATCATACCATGCCACGCGGACAGCAGAGTCTTGTTACATGG gcTACACCAAGACTGAGTGAAGACAAAGTTAAACAATGTGTAGATCCAAAGCTGAAAGGAGAATATCCCCCTAAAGGAGTTGCCAAG CTGGCAGCTGTGGCAGCGTTATGTGTGCAGTATGAAGCTGAGTTCCGGCCAAATATGAGCATTGTTGTCAAGGCGCTCCAACCACTTCTGAAGGCTCCCGCTGTCGCTCCTGCTCCTGCTCCAGAGACCTAA
- the LOC133672423 gene encoding protein EMBRYO DEFECTIVE 1674-like encodes MPTDPKRKGSSSATTPASLTKILHRSLSHLKSRTPNNSTPVSSLSLKSVWLYDWWLAKAEGDGLAVSGFTFREGVGARLFCSAAIVRRHYATILETKDGITVTISGFINRDRTRENGFSFQICEHFQLGFPYSWLELATRLGGEESANRGSPPGKSGFDEPKMSSGTSASAASVSFDDLPVTRIRDIATHPLGDSKDCALADILDHFCSNDAKLSSLATSPGSKNPVTVANAVLDETPRKNKRRADRKYKDGGIIPRRVDIVTGEHITPSRGIVTRSMSRRRNFGEIQEESQSSAFLSTSETTENLSGGMTSTSARKDSWAATSTEKIMEVPDVPIVRRSSRRPNIRKDYREK; translated from the exons ATGCCGACTGACCCGAAAAGGAAAGGATCTAGCAGTGCCACTACCCCAGCTTCACTAACCAAAATCTTGCATCGTTCTCTGTCGCATCTTAAGTCAAGAACGCCGAACAATAGCACCCCTGTCTCTTCTTTATCTCTTAAATCC GTTTGGTTGTATGATTGGTGGCTGGCTAAGGCAGAAGGGGATGGCTTAGCTGTTTCTGGGTTTACTTTTAGAGA AGGAGTAGGAGCAAGATTGTTTTGCTCGGCAGCGATTGTCAGAAGACATTACGCCACCATTCTTGAGACAAAGGATGGCATCACTGTTACAATTAGTGGATTCATAAATAGAGATCGGACTCGTGAAAATGGGTTTTCATTCCAG ATTTGTGAGCATTTCCAGCTGGGATTTCCATATTCTTGGTTAGAGCTTGCCACCCGATTGGGTGGTGAAGAGTCTGCTAACAGAGGCAGTCCTCCCGGAAAATCGGGTTTTGATGAGCCCAAAATGTCTTCTGGTACCAGCGCAAGCGCCGCCTCCGTTTCTTTTGATGATCTCCCGGTGACAAGGATCCGCGATATTGCAACGCACCCTCTTGGAGATTCCAAAGATTGTGCACTCGCTGATATCCTAGATCATTTCTGCAGCAATGATGCCAAACTCTCTTCATTGGCAACCAGTCCAGGCTCAAAGAATCCAGTCACTGTGGCAAATGCTGTGCTGGATGaaactccaaggaaaaacaaGAGGAGAGCTGACCGGAAGTACAAAGATGGAGGTATAATTCCACGTAGAGTTGATATAGTAACGGGGGAACACATCACACCAAGCAGAGGAATTGTCACAAGAAGCATGTCCAGGCGGAGGAATTTTGGAGAAATACAAGAAGAAAGTCAATCATCTGCATTTCTTTCAACATCAGAGACCACTGAGAACCTTTCCGGTGGGATGACGAGTACAAGTGCTCGGAAAGATAGTTGGGCTGCCACATCAACGGAGAAAATTATGGAAGTCCCTGATGTACCCATAGTCAGAAGATCAAGCAGGAGGCCGAATATCCGGAAGGATTATCGTGAAAAGTAA